One window of Paenibacillus sp. FSL K6-3182 genomic DNA carries:
- a CDS encoding cellobiose phosphorylase — MNKLQIKAGELTFDFLSSGDLAQAVHKGTMLNQVVSNNVDGSLNNLYLRMHTEEGISYEPLLGIHSSSRMSAVDGRLLWEGTAFDGIAYRVVFTLTNHGIWFWDVTAQSQGKEAKIDIIYGQDIGLADIGAVRSNEAYMSQYVDHKAFKDEKLGYVLCFRQNQPMQGSFPYMQHGALTGAASYSTDGFQFFGLSYKETDVPEALGKVELANEVYQYEFTYAVLQAEPVLLKDKARFVFYGMFKADHPSAVSEIEFSAEIQKAWEEVERSNETGFAAAATPVAKSEVANAIGTPVRTASMTMEEVNAYFPNRHQEEWQDGKLLSFFTESHEHVVLKEKELLVERPHGHILMSGGNDRMTEDVMTTTSYMYGIFNSQLLVGNTSFHKLFTNARNALNNLKTSGQRIYVELEGSYRLLTMPSMFEIGFNYARWFYKTADDTIIITNYTTVDSPEVRLHLRSEKGQAYRYLVTNQVSMNNNEYELPFHMELEDGVFTFKADQASISAPIFPNLQYRMFVSGADMTAGDESLLVSGTASGSASLVVMQLGQSAEWTITMQGLLRGEALPQSERKAELEIERYREFFRQVMNGFRLSAEGTEAASAELDKVNALAWWYTHNMLVHYSVPHGLEQYGGAAWGTRDVCQGPTEYFMAMNKYEQVAEILKTVYSHQYEDDGNWPQWFMFDKYFHIQQEESHGDIIVWPLKVLGDYLSATKDYSILQERVPYTVRHKGEFTTESATLLDHAMKEIAYMKSHFLHDTHLSSYGDGDWDDTLQPANAQLKQYMISSWTVALTYQVIAQFGRVLEEVDAMQAAELKELASAIQADFNQYMLQQDVIPGFVYMEEPGDAKLMLHPTDTTTGIQYRLLPMTRSMISELLTEEQAAEHYRVIKEQLYCPDGVRLMNRPAQYAGGVSTNFKRAEQASNFGREVGLQYVHAHIRYVEAMAKLGKTDEVWQGLLMINPVGLRDVVPNAELRQSNSYFSSSDGKFNNRYEAQERFGELREGTVPVKGGWRIYSSGPGIYMNQLISNALGIRQSEGNLVIDPILPAKLDGMQFDFMWNGLPITFVYRLSDAGQVTKVIINGKEAEGKPSANRYRVGGVQISEEQLKANLQSESNRIEIFM; from the coding sequence ATGAATAAATTGCAAATAAAAGCAGGAGAGCTGACGTTTGATTTTTTAAGCAGCGGAGACCTTGCGCAAGCTGTCCATAAAGGAACGATGCTGAATCAAGTGGTGTCGAACAATGTAGATGGCTCGCTTAACAATCTTTACTTGCGCATGCATACCGAAGAAGGAATTTCTTATGAGCCTTTGCTTGGGATTCATTCGTCAAGCCGCATGTCAGCGGTGGATGGTCGTCTGCTATGGGAAGGGACTGCATTTGATGGCATCGCCTATCGCGTAGTCTTCACATTAACGAACCATGGCATCTGGTTCTGGGATGTAACCGCACAATCGCAAGGAAAAGAAGCGAAGATCGACATCATTTATGGACAAGATATTGGACTCGCGGATATTGGCGCAGTGCGGTCGAACGAAGCATACATGTCGCAGTACGTTGACCATAAAGCTTTTAAAGATGAGAAGCTGGGTTATGTTCTTTGCTTCCGTCAGAATCAGCCGATGCAGGGATCATTTCCTTACATGCAGCACGGTGCACTAACAGGAGCAGCCAGCTACTCAACGGACGGATTCCAATTCTTTGGTCTTAGCTATAAAGAAACGGACGTGCCGGAAGCACTTGGCAAGGTTGAACTAGCGAATGAGGTATATCAATATGAATTCACTTATGCGGTGCTTCAAGCTGAGCCTGTCTTGTTGAAGGATAAAGCTCGCTTTGTATTTTACGGCATGTTCAAGGCTGATCATCCATCAGCTGTGAGTGAAATAGAGTTCAGCGCTGAAATTCAGAAGGCTTGGGAAGAAGTTGAGCGTTCGAATGAGACCGGCTTCGCTGCGGCGGCAACACCTGTAGCTAAGTCTGAGGTTGCAAATGCGATTGGAACGCCAGTACGCACGGCATCAATGACGATGGAGGAAGTTAACGCTTATTTCCCTAACCGTCATCAGGAGGAATGGCAAGACGGCAAGCTGCTGTCTTTCTTTACAGAGAGCCATGAGCATGTTGTGCTTAAGGAGAAGGAACTGCTAGTTGAGCGTCCGCACGGTCATATTCTTATGTCTGGCGGCAATGACCGCATGACAGAGGATGTTATGACGACAACTTCCTATATGTACGGTATTTTCAACTCACAATTGCTAGTAGGCAATACCAGCTTCCACAAGCTGTTTACGAATGCGCGCAATGCGCTCAATAATTTAAAGACATCTGGACAACGCATTTATGTCGAGTTGGAAGGTTCATACCGCCTTCTTACTATGCCTTCGATGTTTGAGATCGGCTTTAACTATGCTCGTTGGTTCTACAAAACAGCAGATGACACAATCATCATTACAAATTATACAACGGTTGATTCGCCTGAGGTCCGCCTTCACCTTCGTTCGGAAAAAGGACAGGCTTACCGCTATTTAGTTACGAATCAAGTATCCATGAATAACAATGAATACGAGCTTCCGTTCCATATGGAGCTGGAGGACGGCGTGTTTACTTTCAAGGCTGACCAAGCTTCTATCAGCGCTCCGATTTTCCCTAATCTGCAATATCGGATGTTCGTGAGCGGGGCAGACATGACTGCAGGAGATGAAAGCTTGCTTGTTAGCGGTACGGCATCAGGCTCAGCATCGCTTGTGGTGATGCAGCTTGGCCAAAGTGCGGAATGGACAATTACGATGCAAGGTCTCTTGCGTGGCGAGGCATTGCCGCAGTCAGAGCGGAAGGCAGAGCTTGAAATCGAGCGCTACCGTGAGTTTTTCCGTCAAGTGATGAATGGCTTCCGCTTATCCGCTGAGGGTACTGAAGCAGCTTCAGCTGAGCTGGATAAAGTGAATGCATTGGCATGGTGGTATACGCATAATATGCTCGTTCACTACTCTGTGCCTCATGGCTTGGAGCAATACGGCGGTGCAGCATGGGGAACGCGCGACGTTTGCCAAGGACCGACGGAGTACTTCATGGCTATGAACAAATACGAGCAGGTTGCTGAAATCTTGAAGACCGTTTATTCCCATCAATACGAGGATGACGGAAATTGGCCGCAATGGTTCATGTTCGACAAGTATTTCCACATTCAACAAGAAGAAAGCCATGGCGATATTATTGTTTGGCCGCTGAAGGTGCTTGGCGACTACTTGTCAGCAACAAAGGACTATAGCATTTTGCAGGAGCGTGTTCCTTATACGGTCCGTCACAAAGGCGAATTCACGACAGAATCTGCGACGCTGCTTGACCATGCGATGAAGGAAATTGCCTATATGAAGAGCCACTTCCTGCACGACACGCATTTGTCTTCCTATGGCGACGGAGATTGGGATGATACGCTGCAGCCGGCTAATGCACAGCTTAAGCAATATATGATCAGCAGCTGGACAGTGGCGCTTACGTATCAGGTTATCGCACAGTTTGGCCGCGTGCTGGAGGAAGTTGATGCGATGCAGGCAGCCGAGCTTAAGGAGCTTGCATCAGCTATTCAAGCGGACTTTAATCAGTATATGCTGCAACAGGATGTCATTCCTGGCTTTGTATACATGGAGGAGCCGGGCGATGCGAAGCTGATGCTTCACCCGACTGACACAACTACAGGCATTCAATACCGCTTGCTTCCAATGACACGCAGTATGATTAGCGAATTGCTTACAGAGGAGCAAGCAGCTGAGCATTACCGTGTTATTAAAGAGCAGCTGTATTGCCCAGATGGCGTACGGCTGATGAACCGTCCTGCACAATATGCAGGCGGCGTAAGCACTAACTTTAAGCGGGCAGAGCAGGCATCTAATTTCGGCCGGGAAGTCGGCCTCCAATATGTTCATGCTCATATTCGTTATGTAGAAGCTATGGCGAAGCTGGGCAAGACGGATGAAGTATGGCAAGGTCTACTCATGATTAATCCGGTTGGATTGCGTGATGTTGTACCTAATGCAGAGCTGCGTCAAAGCAACTCTTACTTCAGCAGCTCCGACGGCAAGTTCAACAACCGATATGAAGCGCAGGAGCGTTTCGGTGAGCTTCGTGAAGGAACTGTACCTGTTAAGGGCGGCTGGAGAATTTATTCGAGCGGTCCCGGAATCTATATGAACCAATTGATTTCGAATGCCCTCGGTATCCGACAATCAGAAGGCAATCTGGTTATCGATCCGATTCTGCCAGCTAAGCTGGATGGCATGCAATTCGATTTCATGTGGAACGGCTTGCCGATTACTTTTGTTTATCGCCTTAGCGATGCAGGACAGGTAACGAAGGTCATCATTAACGGTAAGGAAGCGGAAGGGAAGCCTTCAGCTAACCGTTATCGTGTAGGTGGAGTACAAATTTCCGAAGAACAATTGAAAGCTAATCTTCAATCGGAATCCAACCGAATCGAAATATTTATGTAA
- the bglX gene encoding beta-glucosidase BglX produces the protein MEKQPAALLKLMTLEEKIGQLLQLATPFFEGADGQITGPMAEMGVTEETVRNTGSVLGLTGAREVINIQKQHLANNRLGIPLLVMADIVHGYKTIFPVPLAIGCSWDMELAEQSAEIAAKEAAAAGVHVTFAPMVDLVRDPRWGRVMESTGEDPYLNSEFARAFVRGFQGKDLANDINRVAACVKHFAAYGAAEGGRDYNTVDLSERQLREFYLPAYKAALDEGCEMVMTAFNTVDGIPASGNKWLMRDLLRGEWAFDGVLISDWGAVKELIPHGVAADESEAAMKAIKAGVDIEMMTTCYTDHLQRLVEENEIDVALIDEAVLRILELKQKLGLFDQPYRGANEEREQEIVGSAAHRKAARELALKSCVLVKNDGVLPLGREQKIALIGPFAASGDILGPWSWLGSKEEAVQLATGIASKVDASLLSVTEGCGIEDATDAQWQAAYAAAKDADIVVLALGEHSDMSGEAASRSNIRLPQVQLELIAQLKQLGKPMVTVLFNGRPLDLHGVIDQSDAVLEAWFPGTEGGAAIAELLFGESEPTGRLSMSFPYSVGQVPVYYNRFNTGRPQGAPDAQVKYVSQYLDVPNEPLLPFGYGLGYTTFTYSGAKMAMDTMSASKPLHVNITVTNTGARAGEETVQLYVRDMAGDVVRPLQELKAFRKVMLQPGESKEISFTLEEKQLRYYHADLTFTSDPGDFELYIGPNSRDVETLKFKLSK, from the coding sequence ATGGAAAAGCAACCTGCGGCTCTTCTAAAGCTCATGACGCTCGAGGAGAAGATCGGGCAGCTGCTGCAGCTGGCGACGCCATTCTTTGAAGGCGCGGATGGACAGATTACCGGACCGATGGCTGAAATGGGCGTAACGGAAGAAACGGTTCGCAATACAGGCTCCGTGCTTGGCTTAACAGGAGCGAGGGAAGTCATTAACATACAGAAGCAGCATTTGGCGAACAACCGCTTAGGCATTCCGCTTCTAGTGATGGCGGATATCGTCCATGGCTACAAAACGATCTTTCCTGTACCGCTGGCAATCGGCTGCTCATGGGATATGGAACTGGCGGAACAAAGTGCCGAGATCGCTGCTAAGGAAGCTGCTGCGGCAGGTGTACACGTTACGTTCGCTCCGATGGTCGATCTCGTAAGGGACCCAAGATGGGGCCGAGTCATGGAATCGACTGGCGAGGACCCGTATTTGAACAGTGAATTCGCCAGAGCCTTCGTAAGAGGCTTCCAAGGAAAAGACCTTGCAAATGATATTAACCGCGTGGCAGCATGCGTGAAACACTTTGCCGCATATGGAGCTGCAGAAGGTGGACGCGACTATAACACGGTTGATTTGTCCGAGCGTCAGCTTCGCGAGTTTTATTTGCCTGCATATAAAGCGGCGCTGGATGAAGGCTGCGAAATGGTCATGACGGCATTCAATACAGTGGATGGCATTCCAGCTTCAGGAAACAAGTGGCTGATGCGTGATCTTCTTCGCGGCGAATGGGCGTTTGACGGTGTGCTGATCTCCGATTGGGGCGCAGTAAAAGAGCTGATCCCGCACGGTGTTGCAGCAGATGAGTCAGAAGCGGCAATGAAGGCGATCAAAGCCGGCGTCGATATTGAAATGATGACGACCTGTTACACGGATCATTTGCAGCGGCTTGTTGAGGAGAATGAAATCGATGTTGCTTTGATCGACGAAGCTGTACTTCGCATTCTGGAGCTGAAGCAGAAGCTGGGCTTGTTCGATCAACCGTATCGTGGTGCGAATGAAGAGCGTGAGCAGGAAATTGTAGGCTCAGCAGCACATCGCAAGGCTGCGCGTGAGCTGGCTCTTAAATCCTGTGTCCTCGTAAAAAATGATGGCGTTCTTCCGCTTGGTCGCGAGCAGAAAATTGCGTTGATTGGTCCTTTCGCGGCTAGCGGCGATATTCTTGGGCCTTGGTCTTGGCTTGGCTCCAAGGAAGAGGCGGTTCAACTAGCAACAGGCATCGCAAGCAAAGTAGATGCATCATTGTTGTCTGTGACAGAAGGCTGCGGTATTGAAGACGCAACGGATGCGCAGTGGCAAGCGGCATATGCTGCAGCTAAAGATGCAGATATCGTGGTGCTTGCTTTAGGTGAGCATTCGGATATGAGCGGGGAAGCGGCTAGCCGGTCGAATATTAGATTGCCGCAGGTACAGCTTGAGCTAATCGCTCAGCTGAAACAGCTAGGCAAGCCGATGGTGACTGTCCTATTCAACGGAAGACCGCTTGATCTGCACGGTGTAATTGATCAATCGGATGCTGTATTAGAGGCGTGGTTCCCAGGTACCGAAGGCGGCGCTGCCATCGCGGAATTATTGTTTGGCGAGTCGGAACCGACAGGGCGGCTGTCGATGTCGTTCCCTTATTCCGTAGGCCAAGTGCCGGTTTACTATAACCGGTTCAATACGGGAAGGCCGCAGGGCGCACCTGATGCGCAGGTGAAATACGTATCTCAATACTTGGATGTTCCGAATGAGCCGCTGCTGCCGTTTGGTTATGGGCTTGGTTATACAACCTTTACCTACAGCGGAGCGAAGATGGCGATGGATACGATGAGTGCTTCTAAGCCATTGCATGTAAACATCACAGTAACGAACACTGGGGCTCGCGCTGGTGAGGAAACCGTACAGCTGTATGTACGCGACATGGCGGGGGATGTTGTCCGTCCGTTACAAGAGCTAAAGGCATTCCGCAAGGTGATGCTGCAGCCAGGAGAGAGCAAAGAAATCTCGTTTACGCTGGAGGAAAAACAGCTGCGTTATTATCATGCTGATCTAACCTTCACAAGCGACCCTGGTGACTTTGAACTGTACATTGGGCCAAACAGCCGTGATGTAGAAACGCTTAAATTCAAACTAAGCAAATAG